A single window of Sebastes umbrosus isolate fSebUmb1 chromosome 16, fSebUmb1.pri, whole genome shotgun sequence DNA harbors:
- the LOC119504397 gene encoding antigen WC1.1-like, which translates to MDHLLVLLLLLWSSGLQAEENNNSTESVKLVGGDSRCAGAMELKRQGDWRPVRNYYWTLKEAAVACRQLDCGSAVSVEEREESSSRYVWRISSDCAQSGSALWECAIPDYSNSILNLNCSGRPISDIIYGTHAPARITADCLQQP; encoded by the exons ATGGATCACctgttggtgctgctgctgctgctgtggagctcAG GACTCCAGGCTGAAGAAAATAACAATTCaacag AGTCCGTCAagttggtgggaggagacagtcgctgtgcaggaGCAATGGAGCTGAAACGtcagggagactggagaccagtgaGAAACTATTACTGGACCCTGAAGGAAGCAGCTGTTGCTTGCAGACAgttggactgtggctctgctgtttctgtagaagagagagaggagtcctCGAGCAGATATGTGTGGaggatcagctctgactgtgcTCAGTCTGGATCTGCTCTGTGGGAGTGTGCAATACCAGATTACTCTAACTCCATCCTGAATCTCAACTGCTCAGGTAggcccatcagtgacatcatctatggCACACATGCACCAGCtagaatcacagcagactgTCTCCAGCAGCCATGA